Within Halonatronomonas betaini, the genomic segment GCCCGTTTAAGGATGAAGAATCCCTATGCCAGTATTAAAGAGCTTGGTGAGAAGCTGGATCCACCACTAAGTAAATCAGGTGTTAATCATCGATTAAGAAGACTTCATAAAAAAGCAGAAAAAATCAGGGGGAATAATTAATGGATTTAAAGATGGATATAAATATTGAGCAGCGCCAGGAATTAATTATGACCCCTAAATTACAGATGGCTATCAAATTATTACAATTTTCCAGTCTGGAGCTTGAAGAATATCTGGATGAAGAGCTTTTAGAAAACCCTATTCTTGAAAAAGAAGATAAAAAAGAGGAATGGGAAGAAAGTCTTGAAGATCATTATAATTCAAAAAACTTCAGGTCTGTATCTAATTCCAGTGAAGGAAAAGATCGTGAGAGTTTTGAGAGCTATACAAATTATCGCCCTGGATTACTGGAACATCTGGAAAGTCAGCTTTATGAAGTTTTGCCAGAATCAGAATTAGAGTTAGGGCAATATATAATAGGTAGTTTAAATCAGGAGGGGCTTTTGATTCCTTCGATAGAAGAAATTGCAGAAGAAACAGGCAGGGATCCTGTATTGATTAATAAGGTTTTAGAAAAAATTCAACGCCTAGATCCAGTTGGAATAGCCTCCAGAACTATAAAAGAGGCACTATTAATACAACTTGAGACACTTGGTGGTAATAATGAACTTGCTATTAAAATTGTGACAGGTTGCTGGGATAAACTGAATGAACTTTCCATAAAAAAGTTGAAGAAAAAATATAAAGTAACTGAAGAGGAAGTTTTGTATGCCCTTGAAAAAATTAAGAACCTTCAGCCAAGGCCTGCCTCATTATACTCTAATGATGAATTGAAAACTGATTATATAGAACCTGATATTATTATCAAAAAAGATAAGGAAGATTATTATGCTGAATTAAATTCAACTAATACTCCTTTATTATCTATAAACCCAAAATATTATAGTTTAATGAAAAATACTGAAGATGATGAGACAAATGAATTTTTAAAGAAAAAATTCAAGGCTGCTATCTGGTTAATCAGGGCAATTGAACATAGAAGGATGACATTGCTTAAAATTAGTAATGTTTTAATAAATAGGCAGAAAGAGTTTTTAGATAAAGGAGTAAAATATCTTAAACCTTTAACCATGCAGGAAGTAGCTGATGAGATTGAAATGCATGAGTCAACAGTTAGTAGAGCCAGCAATGATAAATATGTTCAAACTCCCCAGGGTTTGTATACTATGAAATTTTTCTTTGCCAGTGGTGTTGATAACCGTTCTTCTGCCAGTATAAAGGCTTTAATAACAGAATATATTAATAAAGAAGATAAAGATAAACCATATAGCGACAATAAATTGTCAGAAATTTTAACAAACAATGAAGGCATTGATTTATCAAGGAGAACAATTGCTAAATATAGAAATAGTCTTGATATTCCTTCTTCTGTTGAGAGGAAAAAATGGAAAAGGTGTTAAATGTCTAAATTAGCACTTGCAAAAAGAAAATTATTATACTATAATTAGGTCGAAGATGAAAATAAGGTTTTTTTGTAAGTCCCGGGACAAAAATGTTCAAGAAGGACAATTATGTTCCCGGCAAGGCGTTTAAGTTCTTCTAACACCCAGGAGTGGTGAATTGTGGATTATCTTTTTAAGGTTCAAAAAAAAATAGTGCCTGAAGTTATTGAGTTAGCAGAGGTTAGATATTCTATATTAAAAAAAATCTATCATGAAGAACCTATTGGCAGAAGGTCTTTGTCTGAAGGACTTAATTTAAGTGTGCGGCAGGTAAGAAATGAGCTTGAATTTTTAAATGAACAGGGTTTAATTAAAGTCAGTAGAGCAGGAGTTTCACTAACTCAAGAAGGTAAGGATTTTATTACTGAGCTCGAATTATATTTTACTGAAATTAAAGACTTCGCTAATCTTGAAAAAAAAGTAGAAGAAAAATTAGGTATCAATGAAGTTTTGATAGTTCCCTGTAATTTAGAGCATTCGAACTTAATCAGGGAAATAGGCAGGGTTGCTGCTAACTATCTTAGAAGACTTTTAAGGACAGGAGATATAATAGCAATTACTGGTGGTTATACAATGTCTCAGGTTGCAGAGATGATGCCTTTTTGTGATGAAAGATATGAAAATACAATAGTTGTTCCTGGTAGAGGTGGCCTTGGAGAAGAAGTAGATATACAGGCTAATACCATAGCAGCTTCTATAGCCAAGAAAATAGGCGGAAAATACTATCTTTTGCAGGTTCCTGATAATCTTAAGGTAGAAAATATTTCTTTAATCAAAGATGAACCTTCTATTCAAAAGACATTAAACATATTGGGAAAAGCAAATATTTTAGTTCATGGAGTTGGAAATGCAGCTGAAATGTCAGCCAGGAGAGGAATGGATCAATCTGAAATAGATGATATTTTATCTAAGGGAGCTATTGGAGAAGCTTTTGGTTATTATTGTAATTTAGATGGGGAGATTGTTTATTCAACACCTTCAATAGGTTTAAGTTTAGAAGAGGTTGAAAATATTGGGACTGTCATTGCTGTTGCAGGTGGTGAAAAGAAAGCTGAAGCTATCAAGTCGATAATATCTCCAAAATATCAGGATGTCCTAATAACTGATGAGGAGACAGCAAGAAGAATAATATCCCTATAGTTTAGGGAATTATTAATAAATTTTGTTAAATAATATCAGGAGGGTGATAAAATGAGTGTGAAAATTGGAATTAATGGTTTTGGAGCAATTGGAAGAAGGGTTATAAGAAGTTCTTATCAGAATGATGAGGTTGAATTTGTAGCTGTTAATGATCTTATTGAACCACAGCAGTTGGCTTATTTACTCAAGTATGATAGTAATTTTGGTAAATTGGACGCTGAAGTTGACTATACAGATGATAGCATAATTGTTGATGGTAAAGAGATAAAAGTATTATCTGAGAAAGATCCTGCTCAGTTACCCTGGGGAGAATTAGGTGTTGAAGTTGTAATTGAAGCTACTGGTTTGTTTACTGATGGCGAAAAAGCTAAAAAGCATTTAGAAGCCGGTGCAAAAAAAGTTATAATTTCTGCTCCTGCTAGCAATGAAGACTTTACAACTGTTTTAGGTGTTAACTTTGATAAATATGATCCAGAAAAGCATGATATTGTTTCAAATGCATCATGTACAACTAATGGACTTGCTCCAATCTGTAAAGTCCTAGATGATAAATTTGGAATTGAAAAAGGTTTAATGACAACTATTCATGCATATACATCATCACAGAATATTCTTGATGGGCCATTTGCCTGGAAAAAGATTACAAGAGGTAGGGCTGCAGCTGAAAATATTGTTCCTACAACTACTGGAGCAGCTAAAGCTATCTCTGATGTAATGCCACAGTTAGATGGAAAGCTTGACGGTATGGCTGTTAGAGTTCCAACTCCTACAGGTTCCCTAATTGATATGGTTGTTGATCTTGAAGAAGATGTAACAGAGGAAGATATTCATAAAGCGATGAAAGAGGCATCTGAAGGTGAATTAGATGGTATATTAGGTTATTCTGAAGATCCTATTGTTTCAAGAGATGTTTTTGGAGACCCGCATTCTTCAATTTATGATCCGCATCATACTAAAGTTATTGGTGGAAACCAGGTTAAAGTTTTATCCTGGTATGACAATGAATGGGGTTATTCCTGTCGCCTTATAGATCTTGCAATTAAAATAAAAGAAGCAGGACTCTAAATTATAATTATTAAAATATAGCAGGTGGCTTAAATATGAGTCGCCTGCTATAATATTCTGATATACTGGTATTAACGGAGGGATAATAGATGAAAAAAGCGTTAAAAGATTTTGACTTTAAAAACAAGAAAGTATTAGTTCGTGTTGATTTTAATGTACCTCTTGATGGAGATCAGGTAACAGATGATACTAGAATTGAAGCAGCTCTGCCAACAATTAGATTTCTTATGAACGAAGATGCTAAAGTTATTTTAATGTCCCACTTAGGCAGGCCAGGAGGTAAGGTTGTTAAAGAGTATAAATTGGATCCAGTTGCAGATAGACTTGCTGATTTATTAGGAAAAGAAGTCTATAAAACTGATGAATCTATAGGCAGAGAAGTTGAAGAAGCAATTGAGAAAATGGATGATGGTGATGTGCTTTTATTAGAAAATACAAGATTCCACCCAGGAGAGAAGGGCAATGATCCTGAGTATGCTAAAGCTCTTGCAGGTCTAGCAGATGTATTTGTTAATGATGCATTTGGAGCAGCACACAGGGCCCATGCATCAACTACTGGAGTTGCTGAGCATCTTCCAGCTATTGCAGGCTTTTTGATTCAGAGAGAACTTGAAGCTTTAGGCAGAGCAACTGATAATCCTGAAAAGCCTTATACTGCAATAATTGGTGGTGCAAAGGTTTCAGATAAAATGGATGTTATTAAAAATATAATTCCAAGAGCAGATTATCTTCTT encodes:
- the rpoN gene encoding RNA polymerase factor sigma-54, with the protein product MDLKMDINIEQRQELIMTPKLQMAIKLLQFSSLELEEYLDEELLENPILEKEDKKEEWEESLEDHYNSKNFRSVSNSSEGKDRESFESYTNYRPGLLEHLESQLYEVLPESELELGQYIIGSLNQEGLLIPSIEEIAEETGRDPVLINKVLEKIQRLDPVGIASRTIKEALLIQLETLGGNNELAIKIVTGCWDKLNELSIKKLKKKYKVTEEEVLYALEKIKNLQPRPASLYSNDELKTDYIEPDIIIKKDKEDYYAELNSTNTPLLSINPKYYSLMKNTEDDETNEFLKKKFKAAIWLIRAIEHRRMTLLKISNVLINRQKEFLDKGVKYLKPLTMQEVADEIEMHESTVSRASNDKYVQTPQGLYTMKFFFASGVDNRSSASIKALITEYINKEDKDKPYSDNKLSEILTNNEGIDLSRRTIAKYRNSLDIPSSVERKKWKRC
- a CDS encoding sugar-binding domain-containing protein, with the translated sequence MDYLFKVQKKIVPEVIELAEVRYSILKKIYHEEPIGRRSLSEGLNLSVRQVRNELEFLNEQGLIKVSRAGVSLTQEGKDFITELELYFTEIKDFANLEKKVEEKLGINEVLIVPCNLEHSNLIREIGRVAANYLRRLLRTGDIIAITGGYTMSQVAEMMPFCDERYENTIVVPGRGGLGEEVDIQANTIAASIAKKIGGKYYLLQVPDNLKVENISLIKDEPSIQKTLNILGKANILVHGVGNAAEMSARRGMDQSEIDDILSKGAIGEAFGYYCNLDGEIVYSTPSIGLSLEEVENIGTVIAVAGGEKKAEAIKSIISPKYQDVLITDEETARRIISL
- the gap gene encoding type I glyceraldehyde-3-phosphate dehydrogenase; translated protein: MSVKIGINGFGAIGRRVIRSSYQNDEVEFVAVNDLIEPQQLAYLLKYDSNFGKLDAEVDYTDDSIIVDGKEIKVLSEKDPAQLPWGELGVEVVIEATGLFTDGEKAKKHLEAGAKKVIISAPASNEDFTTVLGVNFDKYDPEKHDIVSNASCTTNGLAPICKVLDDKFGIEKGLMTTIHAYTSSQNILDGPFAWKKITRGRAAAENIVPTTTGAAKAISDVMPQLDGKLDGMAVRVPTPTGSLIDMVVDLEEDVTEEDIHKAMKEASEGELDGILGYSEDPIVSRDVFGDPHSSIYDPHHTKVIGGNQVKVLSWYDNEWGYSCRLIDLAIKIKEAGL
- a CDS encoding phosphoglycerate kinase, whose translation is MKKALKDFDFKNKKVLVRVDFNVPLDGDQVTDDTRIEAALPTIRFLMNEDAKVILMSHLGRPGGKVVKEYKLDPVADRLADLLGKEVYKTDESIGREVEEAIEKMDDGDVLLLENTRFHPGEKGNDPEYAKALAGLADVFVNDAFGAAHRAHASTTGVAEHLPAIAGFLIQRELEALGRATDNPEKPYTAIIGGAKVSDKMDVIKNIIPRADYLLLGGGIANTFLLAKGLEVGDSLVEEDRVELAKEIMDEAAVKGIEVILPEDVVVAKEFKADSEYKVVDVKQVPKGWQILDSGGPKTLEKYKDIIKKSKTVTWNGPIGVFEMDQFAKGTMELAKALAESDAYSVVGGGESAAAIKKAGVESDISHVSTGGGASLQFFEGKPLPGIEALDDLEE